The Ramlibacter pinisoli genome segment CAACGGGCGCCTGCGCCTGGGTTTCAACGAGAGGGCCGCAGTGAGCGGCGGCGCCAAGCCGCGCGGCTTCCAGGTCGAACTCGATCCCAAGCTGACCCAGGGACTGATGTACCTGCTCGACCAGGCCCTTGCGAATGCACAGTGGCGCGAGGGGTTTGCCGGCACAGTGGTTCCCCCCCTTGAGGGCGAGACGGCCGACGCGGCCGATGCCCGGCCCCGCTACCTCAACTGAGCCGCCCGTCGTTGCGCGGCACGCAGCGGTTCCTGTCATCGTGGCGGGTCAACCGGCAGGGAACGGGGCTCGGCAGGGCACAATCCACGCCATTCACCGACATCCCGTCCCCCACATCCTGTCCCCCCACGCCGTGGCCGCACCCAACAGCACGACCAGGAACCCGCCGACGAGCCTCTCGCGCCTCTATGCGCGTCCGGGGTTCCTGCTGCGCCGCGCACACCAGATCTCGGCGGCGGTGTTCGAGGAGGAATGCCGCCCCGTCCAGCTGACGCCGGCCCAGTTCGGGGTGCTGACGGTCCTGCAGGCCAGGCCCGGCATGGGGCAGTCGAGCCTGGCGCGCGCGCTCGGCTTCGACAAGGTCACCGTGCTGCGGGTGCTGCGCGGGC includes the following:
- a CDS encoding MarR family winged helix-turn-helix transcriptional regulator; the encoded protein is MAAPNSTTRNPPTSLSRLYARPGFLLRRAHQISAAVFEEECRPVQLTPAQFGVLTVLQARPGMGQSSLARALGFDKVTVLRVLRGLEARGLVDRQAAEGKRNVSVVLTDAGAALLAEAQRPAERAYRRLMAPLDRAQQEQLLGLLQLLTGELEDQARAAFVRPDDLAA